From one Mya arenaria isolate MELC-2E11 chromosome 4, ASM2691426v1 genomic stretch:
- the LOC128232667 gene encoding uncharacterized protein LOC128232667 has protein sequence MGDVDNISGPILTNGLAPARTRRLAVVHHSHDILVDTNGNSGRLARLSEASLDDPAMDKEENVSEIDENSVNNIEKHEALIFQQIQALIKNVQVSDSLADYVNRECLGGVDVNANLKFRHRRKSCFSPSTGSGLSNIMENTAGTARRKSVLEQKSLSLPRTSVTSNEQSMHFDENRNPLHQGKRRRSSVVNPAGGRRISVVSSSGPRSRRNSVQHVDGSAMTTTGRRNSVSTTWTRRVSLVNAYNNSAFSPDRKINSCSNNTYGQPEGNSLLPQRRRSSVKTPCFPVMKVVCVHKRFQRLHRRRKRQERAQVSVADVKSAFKDIRKAQNNGSSDSGECSEVETNVVNNTNFATDGERNSFSNDENLDTCEAGNSKCISEPHEGRVEDPESLETGDTSQGPVPAPRRKTSIQVRTWELSRSLRQRRREKRKGCNESNLI, from the coding sequence ATGGGAGATGTTGATAACATATCGGGCCCAATTCTGACCAATGGCCTAGCGCCGGCCCGCACGCGAAGGTTGGCGGTGGTCCATCACAGCCACGATATCCTCGTGGACACGAACGGAAACAGTGGTCGTCTTGCCCGCCTCTCCGAGGCCTCCCTCGATGATCCAGCCATGGACAAAGAGGAGAATGTTTCTgaaattgatgaaaacagtgtgaataacattgaaaaacatGAAGCGTTGATTTTTCAGCAAATACAAGCATTAATTAAGAACGTGCAAGTGTCGGATTCGCTAGCTGACTATGTTAACAGAGAATGCCTTGGTGGTGTTGATGTCAATGCCAATTTAAAATTCAGACACAGACGCAAAAGCTGTTTTTCACCAAGTACTGGATCCGGCCTCTCAAATATCATGGAAAATACCGCAGGAACAGCTAGGCGGAAGTCTGTTTTAGAACAGAAGTCCCTATCACTACCGAGAACAAGCGTTACAAGCAATGAACAAAGCATGCATTTTGATGAGAACAGAAACCCTCTTCATCAGGGCAAAAGGCGAAGATCGAGTGTCGTAAATCCCGCTGGTGGACGGAGGATTAGCGTCGTTTCTTCCAGTGGACCGCGTTCTCGACGAAACAGTGTTCAACATGTCGATGGATCGGCGATGACAACGACAGGGCGCAGAAACAGTGTTTCCACTACATGGACGCGTCGTGTCAGTCTTGTGAACGCCTACAATAACTCTGCCTTTTCTCCggacagaaaaataaacagttgttCAAATAATACCTACGGCCAACCTGAGGGCAATTCACTGCTGCCTCAGCGGAGACGCAGCAGCGTGAAAACCCCGTGCTTCCCGGTGATGAAAGTAGTGTGTGTTCACAAACGGTTTCAGCGACTACATCGGCGGCGGAAGCGCCAGGAGAGGGCGCAGGTTAGTGTAGCCGacgtaaaaagtgcatttaaagATATTCGCAAAGCACAGAACAACGGTTCAAGTGACAGTGGAGAGTGCAGTGAAGTAGAAACTAATGTAGTCAACAATACCAATTTTGCTACAGATGGTGAAAGGAACAGTTTTTCGAATGATGAAAATCTAGACACATGTGAGGCAGGAAATTCAAAATGCATCTCAGAGCCACATGAAGGACGTGTTGAAGATCCAGAGAGCTTAGAGACGGGAGATACATCCCAGGGCCCGGTGCCCGCCCCCCGTCGGAAGACCAGCATCCAGGTGCGCACGTGGGAACTGTCCAGGAGCTTGCGACAACGCCGCCGAGAGAAGCGGAAGGGATGTAATGAAAGCAACTTGATTTGA